A single region of the Syntrophorhabdaceae bacterium genome encodes:
- a CDS encoding prepilin-type N-terminal cleavage/methylation domain-containing protein — protein MRTNNKGFTLIELIIFIIIGAIFLPVSFVAFTSVMNNYSRPDYYMKAMFYADKRMAEITNNPYVSILPNVPIPPTGLSCSDAFPPTTFTAEAAPDAGYTTGCVIESINPNLSTTTPNPNYKRITVTVKYSGLLSDYTISTIVTRRPNS, from the coding sequence ATGAGAACAAACAATAAAGGATTTACCTTAATTGAACTCATAATATTCATAATAATTGGCGCAATTTTCTTGCCCGTTTCATTCGTGGCGTTTACAAGCGTCATGAACAATTATTCGAGACCGGATTATTATATGAAAGCCATGTTCTATGCTGACAAGAGAATGGCAGAGATTACGAATAACCCGTATGTTAGCATACTACCGAATGTTCCCATCCCACCAACAGGCTTATCATGCTCTGATGCTTTTCCTCCTACTACTTTTACAGCTGAAGCGGCGCCTGACGCCGGATATACGACCGGATGCGTTATTGAATCCATTAATCCCAATTTAAGCACAACAACCCCTAACCCTAATTATAAACGAATAACGGTAACGGTCAAGTATTCCGGTCTATTGAGTGATTATACAATTTCAACCATCGTTACGAGAAGGCCGAACTCATGA